One Triticum dicoccoides isolate Atlit2015 ecotype Zavitan chromosome 5B, WEW_v2.0, whole genome shotgun sequence genomic window carries:
- the LOC119312002 gene encoding proline-rich receptor-like protein kinase PERK4, with amino-acid sequence MSSNSSSAAPPPPSKSSPPPSAAQPPSPGSSPSTSNSSSPAPSSSNDPSPPPAPPKSRGAPVPPGRNPSPPAQPSRGSDESSRSSSKASHRVSSNTTAEIIFAAAGAAMLLALLIAACVCCSRRTAPRRRRKPHNPMHFYADTSGNKASSTYYTGGPQPQWQSGTGAGPSTSTFDPPGGPWHNSGVHSSPRDQPTSPPAPHETLGLGRGTFTYEELAAATVGFSQANLLGQGGFGYVHKGVLPSGRAVAVKQLKSGSGQGEREFQAEVDIIGRVHHRHLVSLVGHCIAGTSRMLVYEFVPNKTLEFHLHGEGSPAMAWATRLRIALGAAKGLAYLHEDCHPRIIHRDIKSANILLDNNFEAMVADFGLAKLTYDGITHVSTRVMGTFGYLAPEYASSGKLTEKSDVYSYGVMLMELLTGRRPIDATAHLVLEDGLVEWARPALSRALADGDYDAVADPRLQGSYDPVEMARVVASAAACVRHSAKKRPKMSQIVRALEGDMSLEDLNDGVRPGQSRLFGEEAGWYSSDMNRAKEVAVASPEYSGRSGRPSPVSSDRPISDEMSPAERQPPHL; translated from the exons ATGTCGTCTAACTCCTCCTCGgcggctccgccgccgccctccaagAGCAGCCCTCCTCCATCGGCTGCCCAGCCGCCGTCACCGGGTTCGTCGCCGTCCACCTCCAATTCGTCCTCGCCGGCGCCATCCAGCTCCAACGACCCCTCGCCTCCGCCTGCGCCGCCCAAGTCCCGTGGCGCTCCGGTGCCACCGGGCAGGAACCCCTCTCCGCCAGCCCAACCCTCCAGAGGGTCCGATGAGTCGAGCAGGTCATCCTCAAAGGCTTCGCACCGTGTCAGCTCCAACACCACGGCCGAGATCATTTTCGCCGCCGCCGGGGCCGCGATGCTCCTCGCGCTCCTCATCGCGGCCTGCGTCTGCTGCTCAAGGAGGACCGCGCCGAGGAGGCGGCGGAAGCCTCACAATCCCATGCATTTCTACgcggatacctccggcaacaaag CCAGCAGCACGTACTACACCGGCGGGCCGCAGCCGCAGTGGCAGAGCGGCACCGGCGCTGGGCCGTCGACGAGCACGTTCGACCCACCGGGGGGCCCCTGGCACAACTCTGGCGTCCACTCCAGCCCGCGCGACCAGCCGACGTCACCGCCCGCACCGCACGAGACGCTGGGGCTCGGCAGGGGCACGTTCACCTACGAGGAGCTCGCGGCGGCGACGGTCGGCTTCTCGCAGGCGAACCTGCTCGGGCAGGGCGGGTTCGGGTACGTGCACAAGGGGGTGCTCCCCAGCGGCAGGGCGGTGGCCGTGAAGCAGCTCAAGTCCGGGAGCGGGCAGGGGGAGCGCGAGTTCCAGGCCGAGGTGGACATCATCGGCCGGGTGCACCACCGCCACCTCGTGTCCCTCGTCGGCCACTGCATCGCCGGCACCAGCCGCATGCTCGTCTACGAGTTCGTCCCCAACAAGACGCTCGAGTTCCACCTCCATG GGGAAGGGTCGCCGGCGATGGCATGGGCGACGAGGCTGCGCATCGCGCTCGGGGCGGCGAAGGGGCTCGCCTACCTGCACGAAGACT GCCATCCACGGATCATCCACCGCGACATCAAGTCCGCCAACATCCTCCTGGACAACAACTTCGAAGCCATGGTGGCGGACTTCGGGCTGGCCAAGCTGACGTACGACGGCATCACGCACGTCTCGACGCGGGTCATGGGGACGTTCGGGTACCTGGCGCCGGAGTACGCGTCGAGCGGGAAGCTGACGGAGAAGTCGGACGTCTACTCCTACGGCGTGATGCTGATGGAGCTCCTGACGGGGCGGCGGCCCATCGACGCCACCGCGCACTTGGTCCTGGAGGACGGCCTCGTCGAGTGGGCGAGGCCGGCCCTGTCGCGCGCGCTCGCCGACGGCGACTACGACGCCGTCGCCGACCCGAGGCTGCAGGGCAGCTACGACCCGGTGGAGATGGCGCGCGTGGTGGCCAGCGCCGCCGCCTGCGTCCGCCACTCGGCCAAGAAGCGCCCGAAGATGAGCCAG ATCGTGAGGGCGCTGGAGGGCGACATGTCGCTGGAGGACCTGAACGACGGGGTGCGGCCGGGGCAGAGCAGGCTGTTCGGGGAGGAGGCGGGGTGGTACAGTTCCGACATGAACCGGGCCAAAGAGGTGGCCGTGGCGAGCCCCGAGTATAGCGGCAGGTCCGGACGGCCCTCGCCGGTCAGCAGCGACAGGCCAATCTCCGACGAGATGAGTCCGGCGGAGAGACAGCCGCCGCACCTCTGA